The DNA region AGCTGTCCGGGCTCTGAACGATCGGTTCAGCGGCGCTCCTACTTTGCGTCGGGCTCGCCTCGCCCCGGGCGCTATCGAGCTGCCGCTTCCCCGATGATTTACCGCTGCGCTGTGACATACAAGGCGCGAAGCGGCCTGCGGCCGCCGCAAAGGAAGCGAGGCTGTGCGCTACACTCAGGCATTCGTGTCGCGCGGAGCGTCGAACAGGCTTAGGGAGCTGCAACAGCAACAGCAGTTCCATCTCATACCCAGCGTCGTATCGCACAGGAGCCCGGGTATGGCGCAGACCATCGCGCTCCTTTGCGGCGGCCGCAGGCCGCTCTGCGTCTTTGCGTTGATGCTGTTCCGCCGTTCCGGTTGACGTTGACGGACGGTGCGCGTGGCGGCAGTGTGAAGGCAGGCCCGCATCCCCGGAGAATTGCCATGGCACGACCGTTCCCGTTCCGCCACGCACTCGCTGTGGTGGCGCTCTGTGCTCCGTTGCTGTCGATCGGCGCGCAGGGGGTGCCGGTGGAGACGCTCTCGGTGGCAGGGCTGCGCGCGAAGGTGGAGGTGCGGCGCGACAAGTGGGGCGTGCCGCACATCTACGCCGCGAACCAGGCCGACCTGTTCTTCGCCCAGGGGTACGTCGCAGCGCAGGACCGTCTCTTCCAGATGGAGATGTGGCGCCGGCAGGGTGAGGGGCGGCTCGCCGAGGTGCTGGGACCGGCGGCGGCGGAACGCGACCGGCTCGCGCGGCTGTTCACCTATCGCGGTGACATGGCGCGCGAGTGGGCGGCCTACGGTGCGGACACCCGTGCGATCGTCACGGCATTCGTCGCCGGCGTCAACGCGCGCATCGCCGACGTCGGTGTGAACCTCCCGCCGGAGTTCGGGATGCTTGGCTTCCGGCCGGAGCGCTGGACGATCACCGTGCCACTGGCGCGCGCCACGGGGCTCAGCGCCGTCTCGAACGGCTCGAGCGAGGTGCTGCGCGCACAGCTCGTGGCGGCACTCGGCGCGGCGCGCACGGAGCAGCTCATGCCGAGCGACCCGCATCGGGCGCTCGATCCTGCGGCCGGACTCGACCTGTCCGGGATCAGCAGCGCGTCACTGGGGGGCTTCGGCGGCGCCTTCGCCGACGTGGCCTACAACCGGATCGAGGGGTCCAACAACTGGGTCGTCAACGGGTCGCGCACGGCCACCGGCGCCCCGATCCTCGCCAACGATCCGCACCGCGTGATCACCAACCCTGCGGTGCGGTTCCTCACGCACCTCGTCGCACCGGGCTGGAACGTGATCGGTGCCGGAGAGCCGGCGTCCCCCGGCGTCGCCATCGGGCACAACGACCGCATCGCGTTCGGGCTGACCGTGGTGGGCATGGACCAGCAGGATGTGTACGTCGAGACGATCGGCGACTGCCCCGGCCGGCCGGCGCGGGCGCTGGGCTGCTACCGGCACCGGGGGCAGTGGCGTCCGATCACGACCCGGGTGGACACGGTGCGCGTGAAGGGCGAGCCGCCGCGCGCGATGACGCTGCAGTTCACGGTGCATGGGCCGGTCGTGAGCGTCGACACCGTACGGAAGCGGGCCATCGCGATCCGCTCGGTGCACTCCGAGCCCGGCACGGCCAGCTATCTCGGGTCGCTGGCGCTGGACCGCGCACGCAACTGGCGCGACTTCGAGGCGGCGATGACGAAGTGGCTCATGCCGAGCGAGAACATGGTCTACGCCGACGTCGACGGGAACATCGGCTGGATCGCGGCCGGCCTCATGCCGAAGCGGGCCTGGAGCGGCCTGCTGCCGGTGCCGGGCGAGGGCACGCACGAGTGGAGCGGGTTCGTGGATGGCCGCGCCCTGCCGCGGGCCTACAACCCGGCGTCGGCGTTCATCAACACGTCGAACGACAACATCCTCCCCCCGGGCTACACGACGCCGATCTCGTACGAGTGGGCCACGCGGTACCGCGGCCAGCGCGTGCGCGAGGTGCTGCAGGAGACACGGAAGTTCACGGTGGACGACTTCGCGCGGCTGCAGCATGACGACCAGTCGCTGCTGGCGGCGGCACTCGTGCCGTACCTCACCGCGGCGGCCGGTC from Gemmatimonadaceae bacterium includes:
- a CDS encoding penicillin acylase family protein, which encodes MARPFPFRHALAVVALCAPLLSIGAQGVPVETLSVAGLRAKVEVRRDKWGVPHIYAANQADLFFAQGYVAAQDRLFQMEMWRRQGEGRLAEVLGPAAAERDRLARLFTYRGDMAREWAAYGADTRAIVTAFVAGVNARIADVGVNLPPEFGMLGFRPERWTITVPLARATGLSAVSNGSSEVLRAQLVAALGAARTEQLMPSDPHRALDPAAGLDLSGISSASLGGFGGAFADVAYNRIEGSNNWVVNGSRTATGAPILANDPHRVITNPAVRFLTHLVAPGWNVIGAGEPASPGVAIGHNDRIAFGLTVVGMDQQDVYVETIGDCPGRPARALGCYRHRGQWRPITTRVDTVRVKGEPPRAMTLQFTVHGPVVSVDTVRKRAIAIRSVHSEPGTASYLGSLALDRARNWRDFEAAMTKWLMPSENMVYADVDGNIGWIAAGLMPKRAWSGLLPVPGEGTHEWSGFVDGRALPRAYNPASAFINTSNDNILPPGYTTPISYEWATRYRGQRVREVLQETRKFTVDDFARLQHDDQSLLAAALVPYLTAAAGRRDVGLQADVALLTTWNQRMSRDQVAPTLFAAWAPAVFRRAIRAELPAHREIAALLTPRPEYDWLEEHLKRTRGSAAGDSVLLGALEDAVAEVTRRFGADRTAWEWGKVHVAAFRHPLSSQFDLAPASRGGDGNTVNATGGANFRQTAGASFREIIDLADFDRSIVTNVPGQSADPRSPHYADLLPLWANDRYFPLVYSRARVEAETERVTWLVPARR